The sequence ACAACTAAAAATCCTGTCTTTTGAGCCAAATTTATCATTTCATTAGTGGTAAAGGCTTCCCAATAACAATCTGTATCCGCATAGGCAAAGAACTTCTTACCATCAAGATATTGAGAATAATTTGCTTCCAAAAATTCTTTATCATGCCCAGAAAAACTATTAATAGGATATCCTGGTTCCTTGACTTTATTTTTTCGCTACAATTTCACCATTACTCTTCAAAATACTCTTCTCTGGAATATAACCTCTTACAGAACTTAATGGATAAACAATACTATCTTTTCCTATTATTGTCCCTGGGTTTAAAACGGAGTTACATCCTACTTCAGCTGAATCGCCTACAATTGCACCAAATTTCCTTAAACCAGTTTCAACAATATCTGCACCATTTTTTACTTTTACTAATGTTCCATCAGATTTTAAATTGGAGGTTATTGCACCTGCCCCTAGATGGGCTTTATACCCTAATATTGAATCACCAACATAATTGTAATGGGGAACCTGCGCTCTATTAAAGAGGATTGAATTTTTAATTTCAGTTGAGTTTCCAATTACAACATTATTACCAATGATAACATTGTCTCTAATGTAAGCAGAATGCCTGATTTCGCAATTGTAACCTATAATCGCTGGACCGCTTATAATAACACTTTTTTCTATAGTAGTACCTTTGCCAACCCATACAAATTCCTTTATTCTTTCAAAATCGCTTGGTAGATTTTTTGCGTATTCAAAAATAAAAGCCTTAATTTCTGTAAGAGCTTCCCAAGGATAATTAACTCCTTCAAATATGGCTCTTGCATCTAATTCCTCAATGTTTAATAATTCGTTTACAGAAACTTTCATTATAATCCTCCTCTGATTCATTTCGTCATGTTTTACTATCATGAATCAATTATAGCACAAATTGTAAATGTTATATTATTTTATGAACTTAATATACTACAGACAGTAGACTTAATACTTATTCATTTCATTATATTGGAAAATATTGCAAAGTTAGTTTATAATATAGATATATAATGGTAAACGAATGCAAACAAACCATTATTTATAAAACAGGAGGATACTTATATGACTGATTTTGAAAAAATAAAAGCATACTATTCTGTTTTTGACGAACAGCATCGATTAGAAAATGCAGAAGGTCGCCTTGAATATGATATTTGCATAAATATTATTCTTCCATATCTAAAAAAATCAGATTGTATCTTAGATTTAGGAGGAGGAGCTGGTAAGTATTCTATTGAACTTGCGAAGCAAGGTTATAATGTTACACTCGCTGATTTATCGGAACGATTACTTAAACAAGCAAAAACATATGTGGAGGAAAATAACATTCCCTCACTCCAAAGTTATGATGTAGTTAACGCTGTTGATTTAAGTTGTTATGATGACAACAGCTTTGATGTTATCATATTATTTGGACCATTGTACCATTTGTTAGATAGTGATGAACGAAACAAATGCGTATCAGAAGTCTACCGAGTGTTAAAGCCAAATGGGATTATATTTGCGAGCTTTATCCCATATTTAACTGGTGCTATTGGTGTTGTTAGCCGTGCCTTCTATTTTCCTGAGCAAGTCAACGAGCATAACTTATCTGAAGTATTTGAAACTGGAAGATTTAACAATAATGCTAATGTGATGTTTCAAGAGGGGTATTATCCAGAGTCAAAGGAAATAGAAAAGCTGTTTAGAGAACATAATTTCTCTCAAATTCTTTTACGGTCAATAAGAAGCTTTGGACATAATAAAGAAGAAAAATTATATGAGTTATTTGAGAAAGATATCTCTCTATTCAACAAGATGATTGAACTAATAAATAAAACTTCTACAAACCCTGCAATAATTGAAACATGTGGACATGCACTTTATATAGGGCGTAAGTGCCAATAATAAGCATAATACAGAGTTAAATTGGTTCACATTTTTCTTTTTTGTTCAGCAATAACGAATTAAATACAAAAACCTATACTAAAATCAAATTTAAGCATAGGTTTTTGAGTTGTAAATTTTCTTGTGAAAATGACTACAATTATTTGTTTTGAACCCCTAAAGTAAACCCGTTAACAAAATAGTCACTTTGCCTATTTTATCTTTTCTTCGAATTCTTCTATACTTTCAGCAACAACAGATATCTTATTCCACTGCTTCAATATTTCCATGCTATCTTGTTTATTAATAGTCTCAATAATGTTTATTGGTACTTTTCCATGATCACATAGATTATCTATTATAGTTTCTTTTAATCCTTCCTTTTTACCTATGTCTATTCCTTCTTTTGTCGCTCCCTTAAGTCTACTTTGCTCATCCATTAATGCTTTCTCACGCATTTCAGCAAGCCATATAGCTTGTTTATCTCCGCTTATTTTATATAAAGCATCCATAGCTTCTTTTATTTCACCATCTGTTTTCATGAATTCTTCAATCTCCTTTCCAGCAGGATTTTATAAAAACATCAGCCATTTATATAATTTTTCATTAAATTCTTTATCTTGGATATTCCATTTATGCTTTTCTTTGTAATGATTAAATTTAGGTAATTCAATAAAGATTAATTCTAATAGATCAGTTAATGACTGTTTAGTAGTCTTTTCAAATAGAGCATAATTTTTTATGAATCTTTCTTCATCTAAATAGTTGAAGTTTAATATGTTTATAGTTACAGTCCTGTTTAAACAAGAGTAATCTTCACCTTTATCTAACTGTGTTAATAGCATTTTAGACATATAGAATAATGTCCTTTTAATCATATTATAAAAAATTCATACAGAGTAAAATATTCAACCTATCTTCCATCAGCAGGTTTATATTTCACTTGCAATTAATTTAAATATAAACATATAAAAAAAGAAATATATATAAATATTTATAGGTAAAATGCGCCTTTGGAAGATTTATTGCTTTTCAGACCATTTTCTTTTGGAGGTGTAAACTCAAAAATAACAGACATTTTTACAGGAACTTTTGAAACAAAAAACCTATGCTTAACATCAGTTTTAGCATAGGTTTTTACATTTATTTAGTTTGGCTGAACTATATAAGAATAATATTTAATAAAATTATGCAATTTCTTTTTATTAAGATATCCTTTAAGGAATGCATTAATATCTTTTAAATTAATTTTCCATTAATGAATCTATTCACTAAGTTATTATTATCTGCTATTAGTCTATTTAAAAATGTTAAATGAACACCTGCATACATTTCCATATTATAATCAATTTCTTTCTGTTGAATCAACTTACCACCACTATCTAAAAAATCTCTTAATCTCAACTTTTCTGAGCAAATACGTTTTACTTCATTTTCTTTTAGAAAAATTATGCCACAGGCTTCTGATGAAGGTTTTGGTTCTTTTTCTGTATAAGATAAAAATACAGCAGTGGAACGCACTTTATCACCTACTATAATTAACGGCTTAATATCCAAGGGTATCTCATCTATAATTTCATCATAATTATTATCATTCCAATTTCTTTTATAAAATGTATTTGGAGAATTTAAGAAGTTTACTTCAATTGACCCTTCTTCTTTTATTTCTCTTTCTAACGTTTGGAGATAACTTTCATTTTCCTCTATGTGTCCACCAAGACGCATTACCCCCAGTTTTTCTCCTGTATTATCTGGTCCTATCATAAACGCAAGTGTATCTTTATATAGAATAAATGAACCTACAGTTTTAAACCCATTTAAAATATTTAACTCAAACATTTTTATCCATCTCCCAATATAAGTTGTTTATAATTATTTACTATAATGAATCGATTATAACATAAATTGTAAATATGCCATTATTCAATTTTCAGGTAATTTTTTATCTTTTTAAAATCTAAAATTTTCAAGATAATATTGAAAGTCTTTTTCAAAACCTATACTCTCTGCAACTTTATTTGACGGTATATTATCTTTATTACACTGCCAAAATGGTATAATATTATTATGAGTACAATATTCCATACAAGCTGCTGCAGTAAGTTTTCCGTAACTATTGCCTCTATATTGCTCTACAGTTTCCAAACCAAATTCAAAATTCTTATCACTAACAAATACTGATAAGCACCAACTTACAACTATACCGTCTTTTATTAAACAGTATCCTATTCCTTTAGATATTAAGTCATCTTCTGAGTGCCAGAAGGAATTTATCCAACCTTTTACACCATCTATATGTTTTAAATCCGTTCTCTCCAAAAGCTTTTTGTCAATAATGGCCATATTACAATCTTCTGGGATAAGGTCTCTCCAATCTATTTTTAGTTTTTCAAATTTATAAACACTTCTATCTATCCTTATGCAATTTTCTTGTGGAAGTAAGACATGAAGTTTATTTTCCAATTCTTTTGAATAATAGAAATCAAAACATGGTATATACCTCTTTGCTGCTCGTGGTTTAAGCTCTTCTATTAGTAACCTATTTATCTCTTTATTAAATTCATCATTATTAGACTCACCTTCAACTAGTAATTCACTCATCATATCCCATACTAAAGCGGTTTTAGGATTATCCTTATTATCAACGTATATCTCTCCTGGTGTATTACCATCAATTACAGATTTTATAACAATATTAAAGGCTAATTCTTTAAAAATATCCTCCACTTTTTTGTATTCGTACTGATTTAATTTATACATATATAACCCCATCCTTTACGTTATGCCTAATCATATTTATTTTCTTGTACTGTCTTGAATAAAATTCATTTTTTATAACTATAAAAGCACTTTCAATATCAGTTAATCTGTTTTTATATAACAAAAAGACTGTAAGAAAGCATTAGCCTTATTACAGTCTAAAATTCTAATTATTTCGCACACTAAAATAACCTGTTAATTATAATACTTCATATATATGAAGTATTAACTAAACTAAGTATGATAAAAAATCATATCATTATTTAAGATAAGCAAGCTTAAAACACCAATGGAGTCTGTTTATCTCTTAATATCCGAAAATTAAATTATATTCTAGTTCTATAAAATGATACTTTCTACTTACTAACTCAAAAGAAGTACACAAAAAACCTAACAGATTAGGCACTTAAAAACTTCTCTTATTCTAATCTTCAATTTTGAAAATTAATTAGCAAGTAGCAATCTACATCTTACAGAACTTCCTTTAACTTCTTTATTTTTGATACAAATTTTGTATATGTTACGTTTTCATTGTATATTACATATGCTTAGAAATCAAGAGATATTTTACATATTAATCCTGTATACTTTAACTATAGTTATTATAAAAGTTACACCATTACTTATAGTTCACTATAAATAATTCTAAGCTCATGCATAAGGAAAAAACCCAGACTAATCTAATTAATCCAGGGTTTTATGGTGTAGGCTAGTTTTACATTACTACCATACATT comes from Clostridium sp. TW13 and encodes:
- a CDS encoding UDP-N-acetylglucosamine pyrophosphorylase, translating into MKVSVNELLNIEELDARAIFEGVNYPWEALTEIKAFIFEYAKNLPSDFERIKEFVWVGKGTTIEKSVIISGPAIIGYNCEIRHSAYIRDNVIIGNNVVIGNSTEIKNSILFNRAQVPHYNYVGDSILGYKAHLGAGAITSNLKSDGTLVKVKNGADIVETGLRKFGAIVGDSAEVGCNSVLNPGTIIGKDSIVYPLSSVRGYIPEKSILKSNGEIVAKK
- a CDS encoding class I SAM-dependent methyltransferase, giving the protein MTDFEKIKAYYSVFDEQHRLENAEGRLEYDICINIILPYLKKSDCILDLGGGAGKYSIELAKQGYNVTLADLSERLLKQAKTYVEENNIPSLQSYDVVNAVDLSCYDDNSFDVIILFGPLYHLLDSDERNKCVSEVYRVLKPNGIIFASFIPYLTGAIGVVSRAFYFPEQVNEHNLSEVFETGRFNNNANVMFQEGYYPESKEIEKLFREHNFSQILLRSIRSFGHNKEEKLYELFEKDISLFNKMIELINKTSTNPAIIETCGHALYIGRKCQ
- a CDS encoding Rpn family recombination-promoting nuclease/putative transposase codes for the protein MIKRTLFYMSKMLLTQLDKGEDYSCLNRTVTINILNFNYLDEERFIKNYALFEKTTKQSLTDLLELIFIELPKFNHYKEKHKWNIQDKEFNEKLYKWLMFL
- a CDS encoding NUDIX hydrolase; the protein is MFELNILNGFKTVGSFILYKDTLAFMIGPDNTGEKLGVMRLGGHIEENESYLQTLEREIKEEGSIEVNFLNSPNTFYKRNWNDNNYDEIIDEIPLDIKPLIIVGDKVRSTAVFLSYTEKEPKPSSEACGIIFLKENEVKRICSEKLRLRDFLDSGGKLIQQKEIDYNMEMYAGVHLTFLNRLIADNNNLVNRFINGKLI
- a CDS encoding GNAT family N-acetyltransferase, whose translation is MYKLNQYEYKKVEDIFKELAFNIVIKSVIDGNTPGEIYVDNKDNPKTALVWDMMSELLVEGESNNDEFNKEINRLLIEELKPRAAKRYIPCFDFYYSKELENKLHVLLPQENCIRIDRSVYKFEKLKIDWRDLIPEDCNMAIIDKKLLERTDLKHIDGVKGWINSFWHSEDDLISKGIGYCLIKDGIVVSWCLSVFVSDKNFEFGLETVEQYRGNSYGKLTAAACMEYCTHNNIIPFWQCNKDNIPSNKVAESIGFEKDFQYYLENFRF